TTAAACTGTCCATAACTTACTGATGACAACAAGGCCACAGCACAAGAGGTTAATAAAATCTTTTTGATCATAACTAAATAATATAAAGTAACTATTCATTGAAATGCCGTACAGCATTTCAGATTATCACTTTTTCGTTACAATTATCGTGCTAAACAAATGCACTGAACCCTGTAATACTTCTTCCGACGATCAGAGAATTGATCTCTTTGGTACCCTCATACGAATAAATAGCCTCAGCATCAGCCAGAAAACGAGCCACATTATATTCTAATAAAATACCATTTCCTCCCATGACTTCCCGGGCCTTGGATACGATATCGCGCGTCCGCAGCGAACAGAAGACTTTTGCCAGAGAAGCATGTTCATCTTTTAGCTGTCCGGCATCCTGTAATTCAGACAACCGGAATACAAGTGTCTGCATCGCGGTGAGATTGGACAACATTTCTACCAGATGGTTCTGAATAAGCTGAAATGCGGCAATAGGTTTACCAAACTGCTTACGCTGACGGGTATAGTCCAGCGCATTTTCATATGCACCACGCGCACAACCTACAGCCATCCAGGCCACACCAGCACGTGTCATCTGCAACACCTTGGCCGTATCTTTAAAAGAGTTGGCATTCTGCAAACGGTCAGCTTCTGCTACCACACAGTTTGTCATCGTAATCAAGCCATTCTGCACGATACGCAGAGCCATTTTACCCTTTATCTTCTCTACTTCAAATCCGGGTGTATCCTTCCGTACAATAAATCCTTTGACTTCTCCGTCATCCAGATCACGGGCCCACACAATCGTAATATCCGAAAAGGTAGAATTACCGATCCACTTTTTCTGCCCGTTGAGTACCCAGCCCTGTTCTGTCTTCTGGCAGGTTGTAGTCAGACCACCTGCAGCTCCCGACCCTACTTCCGGCTCCGTCAGGCCAAAAGCACCGATCACCTCCATCTTCTGCATCTTCGGCAGCCATTCCTGTTTCTGTTCCTCTGAACCACAGATATAAATTGATCCCATTGCCAGACCACTCTGCACCCCGAAAAAAGTAGCGATAGAAGCATCTACCCGCGCGATCTCAGCTGCAACAACACCTTCCATAAGGGAAGTTCCTCCTGCACAGCCATATCCTTCATATGTATATCCGGCGATATTCAGAGCGGCAAACTTGGGAATGATCTCAAAAGGAAATTCATCTCTTAACCAGTAATTGTTGACGATTGGCTTGATCTCCGTCTCCATAAAAGAGCGCACTTTCAGCTGAAGTGCACGATCCTCCGGACCTAATTTGGCATCAATATCATAAAAATCCCCATTGATCGGCGGAAGCTCCTTCTTCTTACCTCCTCCGGTCAGCATTTTGGTTACAGCCTGCAATTGCTTATCATCCATTTTAGAGATAGCCTCCATTACCTGTTTCAGATCTATCTTCTTTGATATTTTTTCAATTTGTTCCAGATCGATAGACTTCATCAGGCCCATCATATTTTTTATTTTATCAAACATAACTGTATCGGTTTAAACCTCTTTAACAACAAAGAGCCTTTTAATTTAGTTTTTATTATTGAAAAATAATAGGACTACTTTTCACAGTCACCTGAGAAGTAGCTGCCACACAATATCAGGTACATCAGTTCACGTCCTTGCTAACCGTACAGCATAACCACCTTTTTACTGACTAAGAAGAATAAGGTAAATAGAAGATGATGCGTCAATTGCTGTCCCACCAATTCTTTTAAAACAAAGTAAATCAGTCAATTAAAAAGTACATCAGTTCACATCCTTGCCAACTGTATAGCATACCCACCTTTTACTGACTAAGAAGAATAAGGTAAATAGAAGATGATGCGTCAATTGCTGTCCCCACCAATTCTTTTAAAACAAAGTAAATCAGTCAATTAAAAAGTGCGTCAGTTGGTGTCACCGCCAACTGTATAGCATAACCACCTTTTACCGACTAAGAAGAATAAGGTAAATAGAAGATGATGCGTCAATTGGTGTCCCCACTAATTCTTTTAAAACAAAGCAAATCAGCCAATTAAAAGATCCGTTAGTTGGCATCCCCGTTAACTTCATATTCTTTGCAATGAAATATAAATAACTGATTATAAGTTATTTACAATAATTACATGAAAATAAACACATTAATTAAAATAAAAGTCTTGACAACGTCATATTAATATCCCATATTTGCGCCATATTTAAACGATTATTTGTTTTTCAAGTCGCTTTAAAAATAAAAAATAATATTTTTTAAAACTTTAAAACACAGAAAAACAGCAGTTTAAATAAAAAAATTAAAAAAAATAAAATATTCGGGGTTACCTTTTTAGGTTACGGGTATTAAAGATAAATAAACAAATTTGTTTCAATTAAAATAGAAAATTAAAAATGAAAAACTTATTCAAATTCGGATTTTTAGGTTTAGCTTTAACTTTAGCTTTCGCTTCATGTGGTAACTCATCTACTAAAACTGCTGAAACTGCAGATTCATTAGGTGATTCAATCCAAGCTACTACTGACTCTATCGCTGATTCATTGAACAACGTAGCTGATTCAGTAAAAGCTAAAGGTGATTCTATCGCTGATTCAGTAAAAGCTGCTCACTAATCTCCGATTGAGAGCATAAAAAACTCATTAAAGACCGGTACAAATTTGTACCGGTCTTTTTGTTTTTACCACTCTAAATTGGGAATACGTGCTCGTTTTGCTATTTTTGTCAAAATAAATTGACAAACATGGCTTTATCTTCTTTAACAGCGGTGTCTCCTGTAGACGGCCGTTACTATAATGCTACCAACGAACTATCTGCATATTTTTCTGAATTTGCACTGATCAAATACCGTGTACTGGTAGAAATCGAATACTTTATTGCATTGACGGGTTCCGGCATTCCACAATTACAACATTTTGACGGATCATTAAATGAAAAATTAAGAGCGTTATACCTCAACTTCACGCCGGAAGATGCGCAGTGGATCAAGGATAAAGAAAAGATCACTAACCATGACGTCAAAGCTGTAGAATACTTTATTAAAGACAAATTTGAGCAGTTCGGTCTGCACGATTCTCTTGAGTTTATTCACTTTGGGCTGACTTCTCAGGACATTAATAATACCGCCATTCCATATTCTTGGAAAGAAGCAATCGAGAAAAGCTATACTCCTGCTATTCAGGAATTGGTAAATGAACTGACAGCTCTATCGAAAGAATGGACAGCTATTCCGATGCTGGCACGTACGCACGGACAACCGGCCTCTCCAACCAAATTGGGAAAAGAGATCAAAGTATTCGTAGAGCGTATAGAAAAACAACTTCAGTTATTAAATGCGGTGCCATATTCAGCTAAATTCGGAGGTGCTACCGGTAATTTCAACGCACACCAGATTGCTTATCCTAACCAAAACTGGGTGGACTTCGGAAATAATTTTGTAAACAATATCTTAGGATTAGACCGTTCACAAACCACTACACAAATTGAGCATTATGACAATTTTGCGGCAAGCTGTGATGCCTTGAAACGCATCAATAATATTATCATCGATCTGTGCAGAGATATCTGGACATATATTTCGATGGAATATTTCAAACAAAAGATTACTGCAGGACAAATTGGTTCATCGGCTATGCCTCATAAAGTAAATCCTATTGACTTTGAAAATGCAGAAGGTAATCTGGGTATGGCTAATGCCATTTTTGAACATCTGGCGGCGAAACTTCCTGTTTCACGTCTGCAACGCGACCTGACAGATTCTACGGTATTACGTAATATCGGAGTTCCGTTTGCACATACACTTATCGCAATCAAATCTACATTGAGAGGTTTACGTAAACTTATCTTAAATGAGAAAGCATTACAGGATGACCTTAACAACAACTGGGCTGTAGTCGCCGAAGCGATACAGACTGTACTGCGCCGTGAAGGATATCCGCAGCCATACGAAGCACTGAAGGATCTGACCCGTACAAATACACATGTCACACAAGACACTATTGCTGTATTTGTGGAGAACCTGAATGTCAGTGAAGCTGTAAAAGCAGAGTTAAAAGCAATTTCGCCATCTAACTATACCGGAGTAGAACTGTAACCTTTGACGCTTTGATGACGGGCAGGCATAAGTAAAACTCCTATATTTGTCATCATATAACTAGAGAGAAAACTATGGCAACCATAAACGTATATACAGAAAGTACTCCTAATCCAGCAACTATGAAGTTTTTGGTCAATAAATTATTGATCAACGGCAGTCTGGATTATCCCAATAAAGAGAAAGCGCAGGAATCTCCATTTGCATTTGAACTCTTCAAGTTCAACTTCGTAACCGGAGTATTTTTTGCAAGCAACTTCGTGACTATCACCAAATCGGACGATGTGGAATGGAGTGATATTGAAGCTATTCTTAAAGATTTTGTAAAAGGAGCAGTAGAATCCGAACTTGCCGTAAAAGAAGTTCATCACGACGAGGACACTAATTTTGAAGGAACAGAAGTAGAAGTCAAGATCCAGCAGGTATTGCACGACTATGTACGTCCTGCAGTAGAACAGGATGGTGGAGCTATTCACTACAAATCGTTTGATAACGGAATTGTAACCGTAGAATTGCGCGGATCCTGCAGTGGCTGCCCGTCTTCTACTATCACACTAAAATCTGGTATTGAAGGCCTTCTGAAAAGAATGGTTCCGGAAGTAGAAGAAGTGGTTGCTGAAGCTATGTAATAACACGTATATCGTAAATATAGAAAACGGGAGTATAACACAATACTCCCGTTTTTTTGTGCTATCTTTAGATAACCTCTGTGCAAATAACAGCTTAACATTATGAAAAAGTACCTGATAATTCTATTATTTCTGTTTACCGGATCGATGCTGCAGGCCCAGGTGAGCCTTATCACGGTAAACAAAGACAATATAGACCGAAACAGAATTCCATATAGCGGAACGCGTATTATGATGGCAGATGCTGTAGAAACAAACGGCCCGACCCGCATGTATATTTTTTCAAAAAATGAAAAAGGAACGGATACAGACTCTTTGTATGCAGAAGAATTTCTGAAAGAGAATAATAAATGGATCCTTCAAAGTAAGAAGGACTTTTGCTTCCCCAATGAAATCCTGATGACCTGGTCCAACCGGAAAGCATTCTTTGACAGCGATAAAGATCATTATCCTGAAAGCCTGTTTATCTTTTCCAAAAATGCAGCAAGCAATATAGATCAGCAACATGCTGTCATTCTGCTACTCTTCCATAAAAAACAGTTCTATACAATAGAAGCAAAAGCGACAGACAGTTATAAAAAGGATTATTTTTCAGCTAATTTTGAGCAGTTACCAGACTCCGTCAAAGATAAGGTATTGGCTTACTGGCAAAGTCTGGATAAAGAGGACTGATTATACCGTTTATAACCTCACATCGAAGCCAATTCCCCGCACGGAGTTAATCTGTAATTCGGGATCATGGCTCAGATATTTACGCAGGCGGCTGATAAATACATCCATACTTCTCCCTGTAAAAAAATCCGTAGTCCCCCACACCTGTTCCAGTATCTGATCCCGCGTCACTAATTGTTTGTTTTGGCTCCATAGATACAGGAGCAGATTCACTTCGCGTTCGGTCAGCCGGAAAGTTTCCTTCGGATGAATCAACAGAAAATTAGACCGGTCAAATATGTAGGTTCCGATTTTTATTTCCGCAACAGGCAATATCGGCTGGCTGCGGCGGACAATATTCTGAATACGCAGCACAAGCTCCTCCGGATCGCAGGGCTTGGTAATATAATCATCGGCTCCGATTTTAAGTCCTGTAAGTTTATCTATCTTCTGATCCTTGGCGGTCAGAAAGATAAACGGAAATCCCGGATACCGGCTAAGAATCTTTTGTGCGAGTGTAAAGCCGCTCATATAAGGCATCATGACATCCAGAATAGCCAGGTGAAAGGTAAAATCCTGATCCAGCAAAGCCTCTGCTTCCTGTGGATGAGCAATGAGCCTTACTTCCAGACCGGAAAGTTCCAGATACTGCTTCAGCATAAAGCCAAAGTCTTCATCGTCCTCGACTAATAAAATATTATACTTCATAAGGTAATGATATACGGAATGCCGCACCTTTGCTAAGTTCACTGAAGACGGTCACCTCTCCTTTATACTTACTGACAATCTGCTTTACAATATACAGCCCCAGCCCCAGCCCTTTGGTATCATGTATATTATCTTTCTGGATACGGTAAAATTTCTCAAAAATATAAGGCTGCTCCACTTTGTCAATCCCCACTCCATCATCTTTTACAATAATCCGGACCAGTCCTTCGTTCAGCTCAAAAGATAAAGACACAGACTTCGCTCCATATTTTATACTGTTACTCAAAAGATTAGTGAGAATAGTTTCGATATCATATTTATCCAACTTAAGATCATGATCAAAAAGTTGTTCTACCTCTAATGTAATCATCGGATGTGCCAACTGAAAATCACTCAGAAAAGCCTTCGCATCAGCACTTGTCCAATACGTCAATTCATCCCCCCTCTCCTGCTGCATAATCGGCTGCAACATATTTTCAAGACGATCAACCTGACGTCCGATAACCTTTACAACTTCCGGGTCGGTATTGTGCTCCAGTGTTTTTGATGCAATCTTGAGGGTGGCAATAGGCGTTTTGAGTTCATGGGAAATATTGTCCATCATATCATGGAGAACGTCTATCTGCTTTCGCTGACGCAACAGATTTTTGTAGGTCAGATAGAATAAAATCAATACTGCCATCAGAATCAATACTGATGTGATAATCAAAAACAACAAGTCTTTAAAAACAATCCATTGCAGATTATTGATCTCAAAATACGTCTTACGTACCACATGATAG
The Sphingobacterium spiritivorum genome window above contains:
- a CDS encoding acyl-CoA dehydrogenase family protein, with product MFDKIKNMMGLMKSIDLEQIEKISKKIDLKQVMEAISKMDDKQLQAVTKMLTGGGKKKELPPINGDFYDIDAKLGPEDRALQLKVRSFMETEIKPIVNNYWLRDEFPFEIIPKFAALNIAGYTYEGYGCAGGTSLMEGVVAAEIARVDASIATFFGVQSGLAMGSIYICGSEEQKQEWLPKMQKMEVIGAFGLTEPEVGSGAAGGLTTTCQKTEQGWVLNGQKKWIGNSTFSDITIVWARDLDDGEVKGFIVRKDTPGFEVEKIKGKMALRIVQNGLITMTNCVVAEADRLQNANSFKDTAKVLQMTRAGVAWMAVGCARGAYENALDYTRQRKQFGKPIAAFQLIQNHLVEMLSNLTAMQTLVFRLSELQDAGQLKDEHASLAKVFCSLRTRDIVSKAREVMGGNGILLEYNVARFLADAEAIYSYEGTKEINSLIVGRSITGFSAFV
- the purB gene encoding adenylosuccinate lyase: MALSSLTAVSPVDGRYYNATNELSAYFSEFALIKYRVLVEIEYFIALTGSGIPQLQHFDGSLNEKLRALYLNFTPEDAQWIKDKEKITNHDVKAVEYFIKDKFEQFGLHDSLEFIHFGLTSQDINNTAIPYSWKEAIEKSYTPAIQELVNELTALSKEWTAIPMLARTHGQPASPTKLGKEIKVFVERIEKQLQLLNAVPYSAKFGGATGNFNAHQIAYPNQNWVDFGNNFVNNILGLDRSQTTTQIEHYDNFAASCDALKRINNIIIDLCRDIWTYISMEYFKQKITAGQIGSSAMPHKVNPIDFENAEGNLGMANAIFEHLAAKLPVSRLQRDLTDSTVLRNIGVPFAHTLIAIKSTLRGLRKLILNEKALQDDLNNNWAVVAEAIQTVLRREGYPQPYEALKDLTRTNTHVTQDTIAVFVENLNVSEAVKAELKAISPSNYTGVEL
- a CDS encoding NifU family protein; the protein is MATINVYTESTPNPATMKFLVNKLLINGSLDYPNKEKAQESPFAFELFKFNFVTGVFFASNFVTITKSDDVEWSDIEAILKDFVKGAVESELAVKEVHHDEDTNFEGTEVEVKIQQVLHDYVRPAVEQDGGAIHYKSFDNGIVTVELRGSCSGCPSSTITLKSGIEGLLKRMVPEVEEVVAEAM
- a CDS encoding response regulator transcription factor, encoding MKYNILLVEDDEDFGFMLKQYLELSGLEVRLIAHPQEAEALLDQDFTFHLAILDVMMPYMSGFTLAQKILSRYPGFPFIFLTAKDQKIDKLTGLKIGADDYITKPCDPEELVLRIQNIVRRSQPILPVAEIKIGTYIFDRSNFLLIHPKETFRLTEREVNLLLYLWSQNKQLVTRDQILEQVWGTTDFFTGRSMDVFISRLRKYLSHDPELQINSVRGIGFDVRL
- a CDS encoding sensor histidine kinase, whose protein sequence is MNGKLSRLILTFSILFIVLIGIQVYFISNSYQLKRREIIEGVKQSLSSLEDDVDIFDANLMKDDEAQESFWKVEKKQWTENDLRGLYARKAKSVEGKLTRYVDSTFAEKGYKVGVMKEFVTVISRSTNQPLIQHPLLLYRTSTPVSKKYLLTSGKWETSYNSTTTTDDKKTKISSQRKYSYHVVRKTYFEINNLQWIVFKDLLFLIITSVLILMAVLILFYLTYKNLLRQRKQIDVLHDMMDNISHELKTPIATLKIASKTLEHNTDPEVVKVIGRQVDRLENMLQPIMQQERGDELTYWTSADAKAFLSDFQLAHPMITLEVEQLFDHDLKLDKYDIETILTNLLSNSIKYGAKSVSLSFELNEGLVRIIVKDDGVGIDKVEQPYIFEKFYRIQKDNIHDTKGLGLGLYIVKQIVSKYKGEVTVFSELSKGAAFRISLPYEV